One region of Flavobacterium sp. KACC 22763 genomic DNA includes:
- a CDS encoding RagB/SusD family nutrient uptake outer membrane protein — MKHNIFSRKAMVIAGVACLLLPLNSCDKDLDVTPYSYFTTANFFSDANEANMATLGVYESMSSMDSYGWNISLIFDADTDIEQMSGIGADDWRTIAHYQGISQTNTFYLAWSKLYEGIDRANVVIERIPQMELYTNGTETQKQQLNRFLGEAKFLRGFYYSELVRLWGDVPFKTKSSQSGDKLSGALVDRQEIYTQVIKDMQEAALLLPDQIPTDERINKWGAKSMLARVALFAGGYSLGADGVIKRPANYKDYYKIAQKEINDVMAQNPYKLNPSYSKVFKNQCQHVLEPTENIFQVAFYNPSGNIGNASWIGNFNGPTTASGVYPSNIARCLVPKTFYNSYNAADQRRDFSIATYQINNLGNKIPLLTTNQDERWTVSKWNREFMTNATAERVYTHINWVIMRYSDLLLMRAEVENELNEGPNALAYEAINQVRKRAFGADIQGSRIAIDLKTKGTGYTNAANVVIQITGGGGTDAAAAVVNLASGGVNTIAMLRSGDGYTSVPTVTITSTDGKGTGATATARLLPKPTTAEINLPTGLDKVAFFKALQQERAWELSFEGMRRADLIRWGILADKLAETSAAVKQIRPTYFYPSITNFVTGKHELYPFPQNETDVNKSITRQNPKY, encoded by the coding sequence ATGAAACACAATATATTTTCACGCAAAGCAATGGTTATCGCAGGTGTAGCCTGTCTCCTATTGCCTCTTAATTCCTGTGACAAAGATTTAGACGTTACTCCTTACTCTTACTTTACCACAGCCAACTTTTTTTCTGATGCAAACGAAGCCAATATGGCAACACTCGGAGTTTACGAATCAATGTCATCAATGGACAGTTATGGATGGAACATTTCATTAATTTTTGATGCTGATACCGATATTGAACAAATGTCGGGAATTGGTGCCGATGACTGGCGAACCATTGCACATTATCAAGGCATTTCACAAACTAACACCTTTTATCTGGCTTGGAGTAAATTGTACGAAGGAATTGACAGAGCAAATGTGGTTATAGAAAGAATTCCGCAAATGGAATTGTATACTAACGGAACAGAAACTCAAAAACAGCAATTAAACCGTTTTCTTGGCGAAGCTAAATTCCTTCGCGGATTTTACTATTCAGAACTGGTGCGTTTATGGGGAGATGTGCCATTTAAAACAAAAAGTTCACAATCTGGCGATAAACTTAGCGGTGCTTTGGTAGATCGTCAGGAAATATACACTCAGGTTATAAAAGACATGCAGGAAGCTGCTTTACTTCTGCCAGATCAGATACCAACAGACGAACGCATCAATAAATGGGGTGCAAAATCTATGTTGGCAAGAGTCGCTTTATTTGCTGGAGGATATTCTTTAGGCGCAGACGGTGTTATAAAACGTCCTGCCAATTATAAAGATTATTATAAAATTGCGCAAAAGGAAATCAATGATGTAATGGCACAAAATCCGTACAAATTGAATCCCTCTTATTCTAAAGTATTTAAAAACCAATGCCAGCATGTTTTAGAACCAACCGAAAATATTTTTCAAGTTGCCTTCTATAATCCATCAGGAAATATTGGAAATGCTTCATGGATTGGTAATTTTAATGGGCCAACAACTGCAAGCGGCGTATATCCGTCAAATATTGCTAGATGTTTAGTTCCGAAAACTTTTTACAACAGTTATAATGCTGCAGACCAAAGAAGAGATTTCTCAATTGCCACTTATCAAATTAATAATTTGGGGAATAAAATTCCGCTTTTGACTACCAATCAGGACGAAAGATGGACTGTTTCAAAATGGAACAGAGAATTTATGACTAATGCAACCGCAGAAAGAGTTTACACGCACATCAATTGGGTAATTATGCGTTATTCTGACTTGCTTTTAATGCGTGCAGAAGTAGAAAATGAATTAAACGAAGGTCCAAATGCACTTGCTTACGAAGCTATAAACCAAGTTCGAAAAAGAGCTTTTGGCGCTGACATTCAAGGAAGCCGAATTGCAATTGATTTAAAAACAAAAGGAACTGGCTATACCAATGCAGCAAATGTGGTTATTCAAATTACTGGCGGTGGCGGAACAGATGCTGCTGCCGCAGTCGTTAACCTTGCCAGCGGAGGCGTAAATACTATCGCAATGCTTCGTTCTGGAGATGGTTATACTTCTGTGCCAACGGTAACTATAACTAGCACAGACGGAAAAGGCACTGGAGCAACAGCCACAGCAAGATTATTGCCTAAACCAACAACTGCCGAAATAAACTTGCCAACCGGACTTGATAAAGTGGCATTCTTTAAAGCTTTACAGCAAGAAAGAGCTTGGGAGCTTTCTTTTGAAGGAATGCGCAGAGCCGATTTGATCAGATGGGGAATTCTAGCAGATAAACTGGCAGAAACAAGTGCAGCAGTAAAACAAATACGTCCAACCTACTTTTATCCTTCTATTACCAATTTTGTAACTGGAAAACACGAATTATATCCTTTTCCTCAAAATGAAACCGATGTCAATAAAAGTATTACACGTCAAAATCCAAAATACTAA
- a CDS encoding SusC/RagA family TonB-linked outer membrane protein has translation MKRIIFLLLLLTTSKMMYGQDKITVKGKVTDAQNLPMPGATVTEKGTKNATLTSMDGDYQIKVKPNATLVFSFIGTKTKEEQVKNRTEINTKLLDDTNNLDEVVVVGYGTKTRKDLTGAISSVKGQELAKVPVQNVAQALQGRIAGMQVTMSDGTPGSEPSLKIRGGTSITQSNEPLYVVDGVAQTGGLSFLDPMDIESIDVLKDAASTSIYGAQGANGVVLVTTKKAKGGKLTISYDTYGGIKTIAKELQVMNPYDYTKLIYESATDDARMQKFVSTYGTYDELEGLYKNRKGINWQDEVFGNAVVNQYHKISISGGENDTKYNAFYSVNDDEGIMLGTGSVKNIVKLNVINNISKKFSVNAIVNYSNQKITGLSTNDGGNARLSMLQNLLQYRPTIGKTGSDEDLKTLLVDPLDNQDSPTFQSPLITIDSQKREAINRSINMSLQLQYNITPKLIYRGLVSYTDNSNKSKFFNDSRGIQAIRAGGANGGVTHNIGTRFNYNNVLTYSNTFNKNHKFDATLGQEYIYNYTEGVTATASAFPNVNLSWDKLQLGTIAGIPTTFAEDDKLLSFFGKANYAFKNKYLFAASLRADGSSKFGTENQWGYFPSASVAWRVIEENFMQKLPVFSDLKLRLSYGEAGNNRIANYAALGIFNSGSYPLNNQTNITAFQNNLPNPFLKWEATKSTNIGLDLGFFKQRISLTTELYENKSKDLLYNTRVPASSGFKKQFQNIGATSNRGLEFTLNTINVKNDNFIWNTTFNIAFNKTKVLALSEGETSLITNSYTDKNDYILKVGQPVGTMYGYVNDGLYQVSDFDYNATTKVYTLKSGVPSDNIVVQPGFIKFKDISGPDGKPDGVINDLDRTIIGNANPKYTGGLNNTFSYKGIDLSVFLDFTVGNDIYNANVLNNSRLNLDNLNTFAIYADRWTTINVAGQRVTDPDELTALNVGKKYPAFNGNTTGRLYSDIIEDGSFLRINNISLGYTLPKDWLKKSKISNLRIYFTAYNLYVFTKYSGYDPEVNVLNNAITRGVDFSAYPRSKSFVTGLNISL, from the coding sequence ATGAAAAGGATTATATTTTTACTCTTACTGCTAACCACAAGTAAGATGATGTACGGGCAGGACAAAATAACCGTAAAAGGTAAAGTTACCGATGCCCAAAATCTGCCAATGCCGGGAGCAACTGTTACAGAAAAAGGAACTAAGAATGCTACCCTAACTTCAATGGACGGGGATTATCAAATTAAGGTAAAACCAAATGCCACGCTTGTGTTTTCTTTTATTGGTACCAAGACAAAAGAAGAGCAAGTTAAAAATAGAACAGAAATCAATACCAAACTCCTTGATGATACCAACAATCTTGACGAGGTAGTAGTTGTTGGCTACGGAACTAAAACCAGAAAAGATCTTACTGGAGCTATTTCTTCTGTAAAAGGTCAGGAATTGGCTAAAGTTCCTGTGCAGAACGTAGCACAGGCATTGCAAGGTCGTATTGCGGGTATGCAGGTAACCATGTCTGATGGAACTCCAGGATCTGAACCTTCATTAAAAATCAGAGGTGGAACTTCTATTACTCAAAGCAACGAACCTTTGTATGTTGTTGACGGAGTCGCACAAACGGGCGGATTAAGCTTTTTAGATCCAATGGACATCGAATCTATTGATGTTTTAAAAGATGCTGCATCGACTTCTATTTATGGCGCGCAAGGTGCAAACGGAGTTGTTCTGGTAACGACTAAAAAAGCTAAAGGTGGAAAACTTACGATAAGCTACGATACTTACGGCGGTATAAAAACGATTGCCAAAGAACTTCAGGTAATGAATCCTTACGACTACACTAAACTAATATACGAATCTGCTACAGACGATGCTAGAATGCAGAAATTTGTTAGCACTTATGGAACTTATGATGAGTTAGAAGGTTTATACAAAAACAGAAAAGGAATTAACTGGCAAGATGAAGTTTTTGGAAATGCTGTTGTAAATCAGTATCATAAAATTAGCATTAGCGGAGGCGAAAATGATACAAAATACAATGCTTTTTATTCTGTAAATGATGATGAAGGAATTATGCTTGGAACGGGTTCTGTAAAAAACATCGTGAAATTGAACGTAATTAATAACATCAGCAAAAAATTCTCTGTAAATGCCATTGTAAACTATTCGAATCAAAAAATTACTGGGCTTTCTACCAATGATGGCGGAAATGCAAGATTAAGTATGCTACAGAATTTATTGCAATACAGACCTACAATTGGAAAAACAGGTTCTGATGAAGATCTTAAAACTTTATTGGTAGATCCTTTAGACAATCAAGATTCGCCAACATTCCAAAGTCCGCTTATTACAATTGACAGCCAAAAAAGAGAAGCCATCAACAGATCGATCAACATGAGCTTGCAGCTGCAATATAATATTACACCAAAATTAATTTATCGCGGATTGGTAAGTTATACAGATAATAGTAATAAAAGTAAGTTTTTTAATGACTCGAGAGGTATTCAGGCTATTAGAGCTGGTGGTGCAAATGGAGGCGTAACGCATAATATTGGAACTCGTTTTAACTATAACAACGTTTTAACGTACAGCAATACTTTCAACAAAAACCATAAATTTGACGCTACCCTTGGACAAGAATACATCTACAATTATACAGAAGGCGTTACTGCAACTGCTTCTGCTTTTCCTAATGTAAACTTAAGCTGGGATAAATTACAGCTAGGAACTATTGCTGGAATTCCGACAACTTTTGCAGAAGATGATAAATTACTTTCTTTCTTCGGAAAAGCCAATTATGCCTTCAAAAACAAGTATTTATTCGCAGCTAGCTTAAGAGCAGATGGATCTTCAAAATTTGGAACCGAAAACCAATGGGGCTACTTCCCTTCTGCATCAGTTGCTTGGAGAGTTATTGAAGAGAATTTCATGCAGAAACTTCCTGTGTTTTCAGACTTAAAACTTCGTTTAAGCTATGGTGAAGCAGGAAACAATAGAATTGCTAATTATGCTGCTTTAGGAATTTTTAATTCTGGTTCTTATCCGTTAAACAACCAAACTAATATTACTGCTTTTCAAAACAATCTTCCTAATCCGTTCTTAAAATGGGAAGCTACAAAGTCGACTAATATTGGTCTTGATTTAGGATTTTTTAAACAAAGAATCTCGTTAACGACTGAATTGTATGAGAATAAATCAAAAGATCTGCTTTACAACACTCGTGTTCCAGCAAGTTCTGGTTTCAAAAAGCAATTTCAAAATATTGGAGCGACTTCTAACCGTGGTTTAGAATTTACGTTGAATACGATAAATGTTAAAAACGATAATTTTATCTGGAACACTACTTTTAATATTGCTTTCAATAAAACAAAAGTATTGGCATTAAGCGAAGGCGAAACTTCGTTAATTACAAACAGTTACACAGACAAAAACGACTATATTCTAAAAGTCGGTCAACCAGTTGGAACCATGTACGGATATGTAAATGATGGTTTATATCAGGTTAGCGATTTTGATTATAACGCAACTACAAAAGTGTATACTTTAAAATCGGGCGTTCCAAGCGATAATATTGTGGTACAGCCAGGATTTATCAAATTTAAAGACATAAGCGGCCCTGACGGAAAACCTGATGGCGTGATAAACGATTTGGACAGAACGATTATCGGAAATGCAAATCCAAAATATACTGGTGGTCTTAACAATACTTTCAGCTATAAAGGAATTGATTTGAGCGTTTTCCTTGATTTTACAGTGGGCAACGATATTTACAATGCCAACGTATTGAATAATTCAAGACTTAACTTAGACAACTTAAACACTTTTGCCATCTACGCTGATCGATGGACTACAATTAATGTTGCTGGACAGCGCGTTACCGATCCAGATGAATTAACAGCTTTAAACGTGGGCAAAAAGTATCCTGCTTTTAATGGTAATACTACTGGACGTTTGTACAGCGATATTATCGAAGATGGTTCTTTCTTAAGAATTAACAACATCAGTTTAGGTTATACATTGCCAAAAGATTGGCTTAAGAAATCTAAAATCTCAAACTTAAGAATCTATTTTACGGCGTATAACTTATATGTATTTACTAAATATTCTGGTTATGATCCTGAGGTAAATGTTCTTAACAATGCCATTACCAGAGGAGTCGATTTTAGTGCTTATCCTAGAAGTAAATCCTTTGTTACAGGATTAAATATTTCATTATAA
- the hepC gene encoding heparin-sulfate lyase HepC, with protein sequence MKNLKKTAILCFLFLSWFLGNAQEKPIKKESFDIINLNYKGLEKVNSLFNATKYDEAAQELLAYYRNRKTFKHPDFNAGDENRFRGKEIGKANQEKADNALEHKFQPQKGYGFYDYGKDINWEYWPVKDNEVRWQLHRVTWWLPMGMAYRSSGDEKYAKEWISQFRDWEKKNYLGSSKENDSFAWRPLEVSDRVQSLPPTFNLFVNSPNFTPAFLMEFLNSYNKQAAYIPEHYSKEGNHLLFEAQRILGAGAFFPELKQADAWRKSGIEILNREIKLQVLPDGIQWELSPIYHVACIDIFLKAYNSAKMAGVEKEFPDTYSKTIEKMILASASMMFPNYNNPMFGDSWLVEKESRLKQFKIWSKVFPENAQIKYFATDGAEGKSPDYLSNALPNGGFYTFRNGWNDQATVMIVKAGPPAEFHAQPDNGTFELWIKGRNFTPDTGCYIYSGDEEVTKKRNWFRQTKVHSTLTLDDQNMVITKAEQNKWQTVKNLDILTYTNPSYTDLNHQRSILFIDNKYFLIIDKAIGKATGKLAVHFQLKEDRKPVFDKVNNRVYTTYEDGNNLFIQSLNTDKIALNEETGKVSYAYAKEVARPAFAFEKAKNDAKTESFISIVYPFADKAPDIKIQPNKDNDFEKGIISLNILIDGKKSEIKTRLN encoded by the coding sequence ATGAAGAATTTAAAGAAAACAGCCATCTTGTGCTTTCTCTTCCTGTCTTGGTTCTTGGGCAATGCACAAGAAAAACCGATAAAAAAAGAAAGCTTTGACATTATCAATCTAAACTACAAAGGCTTAGAAAAAGTAAACAGTCTTTTTAACGCTACCAAATACGATGAAGCAGCGCAAGAACTACTAGCGTATTATCGCAATAGAAAAACCTTTAAACATCCTGATTTTAATGCGGGAGACGAAAATAGATTTCGAGGAAAAGAAATTGGTAAGGCAAATCAGGAAAAAGCAGATAATGCTCTGGAACATAAATTTCAACCTCAAAAAGGGTATGGCTTTTATGATTACGGAAAAGATATTAACTGGGAATATTGGCCTGTAAAAGACAATGAAGTCCGTTGGCAATTGCACCGAGTTACATGGTGGCTGCCAATGGGAATGGCGTATCGCAGTTCTGGAGATGAAAAATATGCTAAAGAATGGATTTCACAGTTTCGCGATTGGGAGAAAAAGAACTATTTAGGAAGTTCTAAAGAAAATGATTCTTTTGCATGGCGTCCATTAGAGGTATCTGATCGTGTGCAAAGTCTACCTCCTACATTCAATCTATTTGTAAATTCTCCGAACTTTACTCCTGCTTTTTTAATGGAGTTTTTAAATTCTTATAACAAACAAGCCGCATATATTCCGGAACATTATAGTAAAGAAGGCAATCATTTATTGTTTGAAGCACAACGTATTTTGGGAGCAGGAGCATTTTTTCCTGAATTGAAGCAAGCTGATGCATGGCGCAAAAGCGGTATCGAAATCCTAAACCGTGAAATAAAACTGCAAGTACTTCCTGATGGCATACAATGGGAACTCTCTCCTATCTATCATGTTGCGTGCATCGATATTTTTCTGAAAGCATACAATTCAGCTAAAATGGCTGGCGTAGAAAAAGAATTTCCAGATACTTATTCGAAAACCATCGAAAAAATGATTTTAGCTTCGGCAAGTATGATGTTTCCTAATTACAACAATCCGATGTTTGGCGATTCTTGGCTAGTTGAAAAAGAAAGTCGCTTAAAACAGTTTAAGATTTGGTCTAAAGTGTTTCCCGAAAATGCACAAATCAAATATTTTGCAACTGACGGCGCAGAAGGAAAAAGCCCCGATTATTTATCGAATGCCTTACCAAACGGCGGATTCTATACTTTTAGAAACGGGTGGAACGACCAAGCTACCGTCATGATTGTAAAAGCGGGACCTCCAGCAGAATTTCATGCGCAGCCCGATAACGGAACTTTTGAACTTTGGATAAAAGGAAGAAATTTTACACCAGACACAGGCTGCTACATTTACAGCGGTGATGAAGAAGTTACTAAAAAAAGAAATTGGTTTCGTCAGACAAAAGTCCACAGCACTTTGACACTAGACGATCAGAATATGGTGATCACCAAAGCAGAACAAAACAAGTGGCAAACAGTCAAAAACCTTGATATTTTAACATATACTAATCCAAGTTATACAGACTTGAATCATCAGCGCAGTATTTTGTTTATTGACAACAAATACTTCCTAATAATCGATAAAGCAATCGGAAAAGCAACTGGCAAATTGGCCGTTCACTTTCAGTTAAAAGAAGATCGCAAACCTGTTTTTGATAAAGTAAATAACAGAGTATATACGACCTATGAAGATGGAAATAATCTCTTCATCCAATCTTTAAATACAGATAAAATTGCATTAAATGAAGAAACAGGAAAAGTTTCTTATGCTTACGCGAAAGAAGTAGCAAGACCAGCATTTGCTTTCGAAAAAGCTAAAAATGATGCAAAAACAGAATCATTTATCAGCATTGTTTATCCCTTTGCAGACAAAGCTCCAGATATCAAAATCCAGCCTAACAAAGACAACGATTTTGAAAAAGGAATCATTAGTTTAAACATTCTAATTGATGGCAAAAAAAGCGAGATTAAAACTCGACTAAACTAA
- the hepC gene encoding heparin-sulfate lyase HepC has product MSLSAKTFALLFVLLLMQKTFAQEVKITKSSFNAINLDYKGLEKVKKLVSSSKYEEAANRLLDYYRNRTDVQHLNFNATDLEKLKGKKVNNNTLELANNILIHKFKPHKGYPAYDYGQDINWQYRPVQDQLLSTFLHRTAFWESLGIVYNSSGDEKYAKEWVFEVRDWIKKNKQDTYPDEKDFAWKAFVVSFRLNHWSSYFNMFLNSPNFTPAFLMEFLNSYNEQAEYVSNNYTDVGNHRLYEALHMMYAGSFFPEMKSAAAWRKSGITVLNEEIQKQILPDGVQFELSPSYHIGTIKIFLDALQIAQLNKIENEFPESYSNLVEKMVLAVGKYSFPDYTFPLYGNSFLTTKSAMLKNYQIWEKAFPKNEIIKYYASNFKSGKKPDYLSSSLPYAGFYAFRNGLDTSATVMQIKAGPPAEFHSHPDNGNFVLWIKGRNFTPDSGSFVYANVGNQENSKRDWYRSTKAHQTLTLDNQNITNDAKLLEWQPDGNTQILSYSNPSYKDLNHERTFLFIDNTFFLIIDRAIGAATGNLGIHYNLKEDSKASSDSLDNSITTHYEDGNNLLIQVVNKEKIALKDESSFVSYEYQKETPRPAFTFEKIKNNQQTQGFITLLLPFDGQKAPTVKITENPEHNISQGKIDLNITINGKERHIKKNLVH; this is encoded by the coding sequence ATGAGTCTTTCTGCAAAAACTTTCGCCTTACTCTTTGTTTTACTTTTAATGCAAAAAACTTTTGCACAAGAAGTTAAGATAACCAAATCTAGTTTTAATGCTATAAACCTTGATTACAAAGGACTTGAAAAAGTAAAAAAACTAGTTTCTTCATCGAAATATGAAGAAGCAGCAAACCGACTATTAGATTATTATCGAAATCGCACCGATGTTCAGCATTTGAATTTTAATGCAACTGATTTAGAAAAATTAAAAGGAAAAAAGGTTAACAACAATACCTTAGAACTTGCCAATAATATTCTGATACACAAATTTAAACCGCATAAAGGCTATCCAGCATATGATTACGGACAAGACATTAATTGGCAATATCGTCCGGTACAAGATCAGTTACTATCTACTTTTTTGCATAGAACTGCTTTCTGGGAATCACTAGGTATTGTTTACAATAGCTCTGGAGATGAAAAATATGCCAAAGAATGGGTTTTCGAAGTACGAGATTGGATTAAAAAAAACAAACAAGACACCTATCCTGACGAAAAAGATTTTGCGTGGAAAGCTTTTGTGGTTTCTTTCAGGCTTAATCATTGGTCTTCGTATTTCAATATGTTTTTGAATTCGCCAAACTTCACTCCTGCTTTTTTAATGGAATTTTTAAATTCTTATAATGAACAGGCCGAATATGTATCCAATAATTATACAGATGTTGGAAATCATAGATTGTATGAAGCTCTTCATATGATGTACGCAGGAAGCTTTTTCCCTGAAATGAAGAGTGCTGCCGCTTGGCGCAAAAGCGGAATTACTGTTTTAAATGAAGAAATTCAAAAACAAATATTACCTGATGGCGTCCAATTTGAACTTTCGCCTTCTTATCATATCGGTACCATTAAAATATTTTTAGATGCTTTACAGATAGCCCAATTAAACAAAATCGAAAATGAATTTCCTGAAAGCTATAGTAATCTAGTCGAAAAAATGGTGCTTGCGGTTGGTAAGTATTCATTCCCAGATTATACTTTTCCGTTGTATGGAAACTCTTTTTTAACAACGAAAAGTGCTATGCTAAAGAATTATCAGATCTGGGAGAAAGCTTTTCCAAAAAATGAAATTATTAAGTATTATGCATCAAACTTTAAATCAGGAAAAAAGCCTGACTATTTATCAAGCAGTCTTCCATATGCTGGTTTTTATGCTTTTAGAAATGGCCTAGATACCTCTGCAACTGTAATGCAGATTAAAGCTGGGCCTCCAGCTGAGTTTCATTCTCATCCTGACAATGGCAATTTTGTGCTTTGGATAAAAGGCCGAAATTTCACTCCAGATTCAGGTAGTTTTGTCTATGCGAATGTAGGCAATCAAGAAAATTCTAAAAGAGATTGGTATAGATCTACTAAAGCACACCAAACTTTAACACTTGATAATCAAAACATAACAAACGATGCCAAACTATTAGAATGGCAACCTGATGGAAACACTCAGATTTTGTCTTACAGCAATCCGAGTTACAAAGATTTAAACCACGAAAGAACTTTTCTTTTTATCGATAACACTTTTTTTCTCATTATTGATCGAGCAATTGGAGCCGCAACTGGCAATCTAGGAATTCATTATAATCTTAAAGAAGATAGTAAAGCTTCAAGCGATTCTTTAGACAATAGCATTACAACTCATTATGAAGATGGAAATAATCTATTGATACAAGTAGTTAATAAAGAAAAAATTGCTTTAAAAGATGAATCTAGTTTTGTTTCGTATGAATATCAAAAAGAAACACCAAGACCTGCTTTTACTTTTGAAAAAATAAAAAACAATCAGCAGACACAAGGCTTTATTACCTTATTACTCCCATTCGATGGTCAAAAAGCTCCAACAGTAAAAATAACCGAGAATCCAGAACATAATATTTCTCAAGGAAAAATTGATCTAAATATTACTATCAATGGAAAAGAAAGGCATATAAAGAAAAACCTTGTTCATTAG
- a CDS encoding glycoside hydrolase family 88 protein, protein MKKTFNLFLAFTFTALSSSAKPIQEDPSPLWFTKTTEVIHFQLNKAAQTYQPGKNPRSVNPDGTVRLAGITDWTTGFFPGSLWYGYELTGDKTMAEEAKKFTLALDSIRNIKNTHDVGFMLYCSYGNAYRITGDKTYLPALADGAANLYARFSPVVGTIRSWDFPWLHYPVIIDNMMNLEYLYWSANQFDKPEYAKAASTHALTTMKNHFRKDYSSYHLVDYDPKTGKVLHKGTHQGVTHESSWARGQAWGLYGYTMCYANSKNPKFLQQAENIASFIMNHPRMPKDKVPVWDFDVHNALDTAELAPRDASAAAVIASALLDLSTQVKDGKKYVDYAEEILKSLSSDAYLAKPGENHFFLLKHSVGAFLYNSEIDTPLDYADYYYLEALKRYAAIKKLEI, encoded by the coding sequence ATGAAGAAAACCTTTAACCTATTTCTGGCATTTACATTTACCGCATTAAGTTCTTCTGCAAAACCTATTCAAGAAGATCCGTCACCACTTTGGTTTACAAAAACGACCGAAGTAATTCATTTTCAATTAAACAAAGCCGCACAAACTTACCAACCCGGAAAAAATCCGCGATCTGTTAATCCAGACGGAACTGTTCGTCTTGCAGGAATAACCGACTGGACAACGGGTTTCTTTCCTGGAAGTCTTTGGTATGGCTATGAACTTACAGGCGATAAAACAATGGCCGAAGAAGCGAAAAAATTTACCCTTGCCTTAGACTCCATCAGAAACATCAAGAACACACACGACGTAGGTTTTATGCTGTATTGCTCTTACGGAAATGCCTATAGAATTACAGGAGACAAAACATATCTTCCTGCTTTGGCTGATGGCGCGGCAAATCTTTATGCTCGTTTTAGTCCAGTAGTAGGCACTATCCGTTCTTGGGATTTTCCTTGGTTGCATTATCCTGTAATTATAGACAATATGATGAATTTGGAGTATTTATATTGGAGTGCCAATCAGTTTGATAAACCTGAATATGCAAAAGCCGCCAGTACACACGCTTTAACTACTATGAAAAATCATTTTAGAAAAGATTACAGCTCTTATCATTTAGTAGATTATGACCCAAAAACAGGTAAGGTCTTACACAAAGGAACTCATCAAGGTGTCACGCATGAATCTTCATGGGCGCGTGGACAGGCTTGGGGACTCTACGGTTATACGATGTGTTACGCAAATAGCAAAAATCCTAAGTTTTTGCAACAAGCAGAAAACATTGCATCTTTTATTATGAATCATCCAAGAATGCCAAAAGACAAAGTTCCTGTTTGGGATTTTGATGTGCATAATGCTTTAGACACTGCAGAACTTGCGCCACGCGATGCTTCGGCTGCTGCTGTTATTGCTTCTGCCCTTTTAGATTTAAGCACTCAGGTTAAGGACGGAAAAAAATACGTTGACTATGCCGAAGAAATACTAAAATCTTTATCATCTGATGCTTATCTGGCCAAACCAGGAGAAAATCATTTCTTTTTATTAAAACACAGCGTGGGCGCTTTTCTGTACAATTCAGAAATTGATACACCGCTAGATTATGCAGATTACTACTATCTTGAAGCATTAAAGAGATATGCTGCGATAAAAAAACTTGAAATCTAA